One window of Thermocoleostomius sinensis A174 genomic DNA carries:
- the lpxD gene encoding UDP-3-O-(3-hydroxymyristoyl)glucosamine N-acyltransferase — MKFSELLQALAQSENHSLVINPACDPDITGVAQVEQAQPGTISYIDGNKFASAIDSTGASALILPLDGALQTKATDREIAWVASDQPRKLFAETIAVFYQPFQLEPSIHPTAVIHPSVQLGKNVAIGAHVVIQAGATIGADVCIHPNVVIYPDVIIGDRTVLHANCTIHERTRIGKDCVIHSGAVIGAEGFGFVPTSAGWFKMQQSGYVILEDEVEVGCNSTIDRPALETTRIGRHTKIDNLVHVAHGCQVGEACIMAGQVGLAGAVTLGKRVILAGQVGIVDHVKIGDGAIASAKAGVHHDVEAGAIVTGIPAIPHKLFVKAAAVFSRLPEMYQTLRRLQKQK; from the coding sequence ATGAAATTTAGTGAATTGCTGCAAGCGTTAGCACAAAGCGAAAATCATAGCCTGGTAATAAACCCTGCCTGCGACCCAGACATTACTGGCGTGGCTCAAGTGGAGCAGGCCCAGCCAGGAACCATCAGCTACATTGATGGCAACAAATTTGCCTCGGCGATCGACTCAACGGGGGCCAGTGCTCTAATTTTGCCCTTGGATGGTGCGCTGCAAACGAAAGCCACCGATCGCGAGATTGCCTGGGTCGCCTCCGATCAGCCACGCAAGTTGTTTGCGGAAACGATTGCTGTGTTCTATCAGCCATTTCAGCTAGAACCCAGCATTCATCCGACCGCGGTGATTCATCCATCGGTGCAATTAGGGAAAAACGTAGCGATCGGGGCACATGTGGTGATTCAAGCAGGAGCGACGATTGGTGCTGATGTTTGCATTCATCCCAACGTGGTGATTTATCCCGATGTGATCATTGGCGATCGAACAGTGTTGCACGCTAACTGCACAATCCACGAACGCACACGAATTGGCAAAGACTGTGTCATTCACAGTGGAGCGGTAATTGGAGCAGAGGGGTTTGGCTTTGTGCCCACTTCCGCAGGCTGGTTCAAGATGCAGCAATCGGGCTATGTGATTCTAGAAGATGAGGTGGAGGTGGGTTGTAATAGCACCATCGATCGACCAGCACTAGAAACCACTCGCATTGGTCGCCATACTAAAATCGACAATTTAGTGCATGTGGCGCATGGTTGTCAGGTGGGTGAAGCTTGCATTATGGCGGGGCAGGTGGGTTTAGCCGGAGCCGTAACCTTGGGTAAGCGGGTAATTTTAGCGGGGCAAGTCGGTATTGTAGATCATGTCAAAATTGGTGATGGGGCTATTGCCTCGGCCAAGGCCGGCGTGCATCATGATGTAGAAGCTGGTGCGATCGTTACAGGCATTCCAGCCATTCCGCACAAGTTGTTCGTCAAAGCCGCCGCTGTCTTCAGTCGATTGCCGGAAATGTATCAAACCCTGCGACGGTTGCAAAAGCAGAAATAG
- a CDS encoding ACT domain-containing protein, which produces MSGETNLDILLRSMQPILHDREYVFCSIRDQNYRNFNVDPVCLFKEDEGLTLILDRQQADAAGLPYISVFCMITLSVHSSLEAVGFLATITNKLAAHGISTNLVSAYYHDHLFVPALRAQEVMALLQELARCANRW; this is translated from the coding sequence ATGTCAGGAGAAACGAATCTCGATATTTTGTTACGATCGATGCAGCCAATTCTTCACGACAGAGAGTATGTCTTTTGCAGCATTCGTGATCAAAATTACCGTAATTTTAACGTTGATCCGGTTTGTCTATTCAAAGAAGATGAAGGGCTGACGCTGATTCTCGATCGCCAGCAAGCCGATGCAGCCGGTCTACCTTATATCTCCGTATTTTGCATGATTACACTTTCTGTTCATTCCAGCTTAGAGGCAGTTGGATTTCTGGCAACCATTACTAATAAATTAGCTGCACATGGTATCAGCACCAATCTTGTTTCTGCCTATTATCATGATCATTTGTTTGTTCCTGCCTTGCGCGCTCAAGAAGTGATGGCGTTACTTCAGGAGCTTGCGAGGTGTGCTAATAGATGGTGA
- a CDS encoding DMT family transporter, whose product MDILAVATDSPPILERLQIVLALLAHRITFARRFNMPDTRTLALSSGCLAALGWGLTGTFIKLLPQFSTFEILAIRLAVSFAMLLPILLLRRSLYCQLKILICQPIVILLSSLMVFYYLFAVRAFQLAPVSDVVLVVGLSPLLGVVGKVAARQALKSLETIGAVTAFSGLVLFVLPKVQVQTSDVSIYFTGLGFALLSAVVSLSYASLFKQCAKNQPLLNPVLVGFITFTIGSSVMLPLIVVSSPQSFISGFNIDVIIISLGLSVLSTVIPTLCYSYAAKHLSPVLTTALNLMTPIFAAAIAALLLNEYLSLVSLIGAGLILIGILILSISSPSISTPRKLLK is encoded by the coding sequence ATGGATATTCTGGCTGTCGCCACCGATTCGCCACCGATTCTAGAGCGACTTCAGATTGTCCTTGCGTTGCTAGCCCACCGGATCACATTCGCTCGGAGATTCAATATGCCAGACACTCGCACCCTGGCGCTCAGTTCAGGCTGTTTGGCTGCACTGGGTTGGGGATTAACTGGAACGTTCATCAAACTATTGCCACAGTTCTCTACTTTTGAGATTCTAGCAATTCGCCTCGCTGTGTCGTTTGCGATGCTGCTGCCAATTCTGCTACTACGACGATCGCTGTATTGCCAACTAAAAATTTTGATTTGTCAACCAATCGTAATTTTATTGTCTAGCTTGATGGTATTTTATTATCTGTTTGCCGTTCGGGCCTTTCAACTAGCTCCTGTCAGCGATGTGGTGTTGGTGGTTGGACTGTCTCCACTGTTAGGCGTAGTGGGTAAAGTGGCAGCGCGTCAGGCTTTAAAATCTCTAGAAACCATTGGAGCCGTCACAGCCTTTAGTGGGTTGGTTCTGTTTGTGCTTCCAAAAGTGCAGGTACAAACAAGTGATGTGTCAATTTATTTCACTGGACTAGGGTTTGCGTTGTTGTCGGCCGTGGTCAGCTTAAGCTATGCTTCATTGTTTAAGCAATGTGCTAAAAACCAGCCCTTATTGAATCCAGTGCTCGTTGGGTTTATAACCTTTACCATTGGTTCCAGCGTTATGCTTCCACTAATAGTAGTTTCTAGTCCACAGTCATTCATCTCTGGGTTCAACATCGATGTGATCATAATTTCGCTGGGCTTAAGCGTGCTATCTACCGTCATTCCTACGTTGTGTTACAGTTATGCCGCCAAACATCTTTCACCGGTTTTGACTACAGCTTTAAATCTAATGACGCCAATTTTTGCTGCTGCGATCGCAGCGCTGTTATTAAACGAGTATCTTTCCCTAGTCAGCTTAATTGGGGCAGGGTTGATTCTGATCGGAATTTTGATATTATCTATTAGCTCACCATCTATTAGCACACCTCGCAAGCTCCTGAAGTAA
- a CDS encoding AraC family transcriptional regulator, with amino-acid sequence MNKPFAKQEQAKAWQLPALENLEVLHATYRTHTFARHVHEEFCLGIIVGGVEAVRYRGTTHIAPTGSLVVFQPDEGHSNWAATAAGWSFQVIYPAIDLLQRAIGAEETTIAMPFFADPIIADRSLFCQISQFHAQLAHPQTTIQLEQESQLLAILQTLVTCHAVWHKPNQFTIGREHRAVKQIKDYLQVYYAQDPSLEDLSTVCGLSPFHLARVFRKATGLPPHAYLISLRIAHAKIHLCQNRSLAEIAIDLGFTDQSHFTHTFKAWVGIPPGQYRTQIKSG; translated from the coding sequence ATGAACAAACCATTTGCCAAGCAGGAACAAGCCAAGGCATGGCAGTTGCCAGCCCTTGAGAATTTAGAGGTTCTCCATGCTACCTATCGAACTCACACCTTTGCTCGGCATGTGCATGAAGAATTTTGCCTGGGCATCATTGTGGGGGGCGTAGAAGCAGTTCGCTATCGCGGGACAACGCACATTGCACCTACTGGTAGCTTGGTGGTGTTTCAGCCAGATGAAGGGCACAGCAACTGGGCTGCCACTGCTGCCGGATGGAGCTTTCAGGTGATTTATCCGGCGATCGACCTGTTGCAGCGAGCGATCGGAGCCGAAGAGACCACAATAGCCATGCCGTTCTTTGCCGACCCCATCATTGCCGATCGATCGTTGTTTTGTCAGATATCCCAGTTTCATGCCCAACTGGCCCACCCTCAAACAACGATTCAGTTAGAGCAAGAATCGCAGTTGCTAGCAATTTTGCAAACCTTAGTCACTTGTCATGCCGTGTGGCACAAGCCCAATCAGTTTACGATTGGACGCGAACATCGCGCAGTGAAACAAATCAAAGACTATCTGCAAGTTTATTATGCGCAAGATCCATCATTAGAAGATTTATCGACTGTGTGTGGCTTAAGTCCGTTTCATCTAGCGCGAGTATTTCGCAAAGCTACCGGGCTGCCCCCCCATGCCTATCTCATTTCCTTACGCATTGCCCATGCCAAAATCCACCTGTGTCAAAACCGATCGTTAGCTGAGATTGCGATCGACTTGGGCTTTACCGATCAAAGCCACTTCACCCATACCTTCAAAGCGTGGGTAGGCATTCCACCTGGACAATACCGAACTCAGATAAAGTCTGGGTAA
- a CDS encoding bifunctional serine/threonine-protein kinase/formylglycine-generating enzyme family protein: MPILRWAIDKAGDRSNFMLGQLLDGRYLILSKLGEGAFGETYLARDQKRPREPRCVVKRLKPGVTDFRILDFFEQEADVLERLGRHPQIPRLLAHFAVEQELFIIQDYIEGHSLRKEIRPGRRLNQDHVVRMLHDILEILVFVHENGVIHRDIKPENVMRRPDGKLVLIDFGAVKEFSTMTVNPIGQVATSVVIGTMGYMPTEQAKGKPRLCSDVYAVGMIAVEALSGVYPLSLPEDPYTGDIIWRDQVEIDDRFADVLQTMVRDRYAQRYPSAREALQALKQAVELPPSSPWIGTLHPTKPAATLLQHIVEQDPLINVLTMNLDVLSVNVFGQETVRRAGEVEFFTEELGNGTIMEMVAIPGGDFLMGMPADRSVESVESPQHAVTIEPFFMGMFPVTQAQWKAVAALPKVRIDLNPDPSRFKSPDRPVEMVSWYDAIEFCQRISRRTKRTYRLPSEAEWEYACRAGTLTPFHFGETITPDLANYNGNLTYEDGPKGVYREQTTPIGSFPANAFGLHDMHGNIWEWCADHWHDNYEGAPSNGQPWLVDDPDAPRLLRGGAWNKDPGACRSTYRDRDLPTTRNKFIGFRVVCDVTEGEKKKGKR, translated from the coding sequence TTGCCTATACTAAGGTGGGCGATTGATAAGGCGGGCGACCGATCGAACTTCATGTTGGGACAATTGCTAGATGGGCGATATTTAATTCTTTCCAAGCTCGGTGAAGGCGCGTTTGGAGAAACCTATTTAGCCAGAGATCAGAAGCGACCCAGGGAACCTCGCTGTGTCGTGAAGCGCCTCAAACCTGGCGTAACCGATTTTCGGATTCTGGATTTTTTTGAACAAGAAGCGGATGTGCTGGAGCGATTGGGACGTCATCCCCAAATTCCTCGACTGTTGGCCCATTTCGCCGTCGAGCAAGAACTATTTATCATTCAGGACTACATAGAAGGGCACTCGCTGCGCAAGGAAATTCGTCCAGGGCGTCGTCTCAACCAAGATCATGTGGTGCGAATGCTACATGACATCTTGGAAATTTTGGTCTTCGTTCATGAAAATGGAGTGATTCACCGCGACATTAAGCCCGAAAATGTGATGCGCCGCCCCGATGGAAAATTGGTTTTGATCGATTTTGGTGCAGTGAAAGAATTTAGTACCATGACGGTCAATCCGATCGGGCAAGTGGCCACCTCGGTTGTTATTGGCACGATGGGATACATGCCCACCGAACAGGCTAAAGGGAAACCCCGCCTGTGCAGCGATGTCTATGCGGTTGGTATGATCGCGGTGGAAGCCTTGAGTGGGGTATATCCTCTGTCGCTGCCCGAAGATCCCTACACAGGCGACATCATCTGGCGCGATCAAGTAGAAATCGACGATCGCTTTGCCGATGTGCTGCAAACGATGGTGCGCGATCGCTATGCCCAACGCTATCCATCGGCGCGGGAAGCACTGCAAGCCTTGAAGCAAGCGGTAGAATTGCCGCCCTCTTCTCCTTGGATAGGAACCCTACACCCGACCAAACCCGCTGCCACGTTGCTTCAGCACATTGTTGAACAAGATCCCCTGATCAACGTGTTGACCATGAACTTGGATGTGCTGAGTGTGAACGTGTTTGGTCAAGAAACCGTGCGTCGAGCCGGAGAGGTAGAATTTTTTACCGAAGAACTGGGGAACGGCACAATTATGGAAATGGTAGCGATTCCTGGTGGCGATTTTTTGATGGGAATGCCCGCCGATCGCAGTGTGGAAAGCGTCGAAAGCCCCCAACATGCTGTTACCATCGAACCGTTTTTCATGGGGATGTTTCCCGTCACTCAAGCCCAATGGAAAGCCGTAGCTGCCCTACCCAAAGTCCGTATTGATCTCAATCCCGATCCATCCCGATTCAAAAGCCCCGATCGCCCCGTGGAAATGGTGTCTTGGTACGATGCGATCGAGTTCTGCCAACGGATATCGCGCCGCACCAAACGCACCTACCGCTTACCCTCCGAAGCCGAGTGGGAATATGCCTGTCGCGCTGGCACATTAACGCCGTTTCATTTTGGCGAAACCATCACCCCAGATTTGGCCAACTACAATGGCAACTTGACCTATGAAGACGGACCAAAGGGCGTTTACCGCGAGCAAACTACTCCAATCGGCAGCTTTCCCGCTAATGCGTTTGGGCTACACGACATGCACGGCAATATTTGGGAGTGGTGCGCTGATCACTGGCACGACAATTACGAAGGCGCGCCCAGCAATGGTCAACCGTGGCTGGTAGACGATCCGGATGCTCCTCGTCTGTTGCGGGGTGGAGCTTGGAATAAAGACCCCGGAGCTTGCCGATCGACCTATCGCGATCGCGATCTTCCCACCACCCGCAATAAATTCATTGGCTTCCGCGTCGTTTGCGACGTGACTGAAGGAGAGAAGAAGAAAGGTAAGAGATGA